A genomic window from Microbacterium sp. ET2 includes:
- a CDS encoding peptide MFS transporter, with amino-acid sequence MWERFSFYGMQGILLIYLYYSTTQGGLGLPETVAAGIVGAYGGSVYLSTILGAWIADRILGSERVLFYSAIVIMAGHIALALLPGFLGVTVGLILVALGSGGLKANATSVVGTLYTADDPRRDAGFSLFYLGINLGAFFGPLLTGLLQTTMGFHWGFGLAAVGMALGLIQYSFGRKQLPPEASIVPNPLPRHRYGLFIGIAAAGLGLIVVLLLVGVITVDNLSLVVIVVTLGATIAYFFVILSSRRITSTERSRVWGFLPLFITSVAFWSLYQQQFTVVTIYSDQKLNRDIFGWTMPVSWVQSINPIFIIILSGVFATLWLKLGTRQPSTPVKFAIGTMIMGLAFLLFLPFAGGGPNSTPLLALVGILFVFTVAELLVSPVGLSVTTKLAPEMFHTQMVALFFLSVALGTSISGWLAQFFDVDNEGPYFAILGGLAIVVGIGLLVSVKPVLALMKGVK; translated from the coding sequence ATGTGGGAGCGCTTCAGCTTCTACGGCATGCAGGGCATCCTGCTCATCTACCTCTACTACTCCACGACGCAGGGCGGCCTCGGCCTGCCCGAGACCGTCGCGGCAGGCATCGTCGGCGCCTACGGCGGATCGGTCTACCTCTCCACCATCCTCGGCGCCTGGATCGCCGATCGCATCCTCGGCTCCGAGCGGGTGCTCTTCTACAGCGCGATCGTGATCATGGCGGGGCACATCGCCCTCGCGCTCCTCCCCGGATTCCTCGGGGTCACCGTCGGCCTCATCCTCGTCGCCCTCGGATCGGGCGGACTGAAGGCCAACGCCACCTCCGTGGTCGGCACGCTGTACACCGCCGATGACCCGCGCCGCGACGCCGGGTTCTCGCTGTTCTACCTCGGCATCAACCTCGGCGCGTTCTTCGGGCCGCTCCTGACCGGTCTCCTGCAGACGACGATGGGGTTCCACTGGGGCTTCGGCCTGGCCGCGGTCGGCATGGCCCTGGGGCTCATCCAGTACTCCTTCGGCCGCAAGCAGCTCCCGCCCGAGGCGAGCATCGTGCCGAACCCGCTTCCGCGCCACCGCTACGGCCTCTTCATCGGCATCGCCGCTGCCGGGCTCGGGCTCATCGTGGTGCTGCTGCTCGTCGGCGTCATCACGGTCGACAACCTCTCGCTGGTGGTCATCGTGGTCACGCTCGGCGCGACGATCGCCTACTTCTTCGTCATCCTCTCCAGCCGCCGCATCACCTCGACCGAGCGCTCTCGGGTCTGGGGATTCCTGCCGCTGTTCATCACCAGCGTGGCGTTCTGGTCGCTGTACCAGCAGCAGTTCACCGTGGTGACGATCTACTCCGACCAGAAGCTGAACCGCGACATCTTCGGCTGGACGATGCCGGTGTCGTGGGTGCAGTCCATCAACCCGATCTTCATCATCATCCTCTCGGGCGTCTTCGCCACCCTGTGGCTGAAGCTCGGCACCCGCCAGCCGTCGACACCGGTGAAGTTCGCCATCGGCACGATGATCATGGGCCTCGCCTTCCTGCTCTTCCTGCCGTTCGCCGGCGGAGGGCCGAACTCCACCCCGCTCCTCGCGCTGGTGGGCATCCTGTTCGTGTTCACCGTGGCCGAGCTGCTGGTCTCCCCCGTGGGACTCTCGGTGACCACCAAGCTCGCGCCCGAGATGTTCCACACCCAGATGGTGGCGCTGTTCTTCCTGTCGGTCGCGCTCGGCACCTCCATCTCGGGCTGGCTCGCCCAGTTCTTCGATGTGGACAACGAGGGTCCGTACTTCGCGATCCTCGGCGGGCTCGCGATCGTCGTCGGTATCGGACTGCTGGTGTCGGTGAAGCCCGTGCTGGCGCTGATGAAGGGCGTGAAGTAG
- a CDS encoding MFS transporter, whose translation MFTLVVPIQSKLPELLDASREDTAWVVTATLLAAAISTPVAGRLGDMYGKRRIVLVLLTLLVIGSVIAALSPGIVGVIVGRALQGAVTGVVPLGISILRDVLHENRVDTAIALISATLGVGGALGLPISALITERSDWHVLFWMSAGLGVVVFGLVLWIVPVSTLRTAGRFDYVGAAGMSIGLLGVLLAISRGNEWGWGSPAVLALGLGGLAILVAWGWYELRISEPLLDLRVAARRPVLLTNIASIAMGFSLFASNVVYPQMLELPVATGGFGLSLIAASLVVMPAGLMMMLLSPFSGRLARLFGPRLLLVLGALALIAAYGYTLLFSTEVWEILVANILIGVGIGFGYAAMPMLIMRSVPQSETGASNGLNALFRSLGTSTAAAVIGVVLATYVTPFQGVDVPTGTAFQMSFILGGAAAIVALVVALFIPRRHDSRERRPALPEHERVTG comes from the coding sequence ATGTTCACCCTTGTGGTGCCCATCCAGTCCAAGCTCCCCGAGCTTCTGGACGCCAGCCGCGAAGACACCGCGTGGGTGGTGACCGCCACCCTTCTGGCCGCCGCGATCAGCACCCCCGTCGCCGGGCGCCTCGGCGACATGTACGGCAAGCGCCGCATCGTGCTGGTGCTCCTGACCCTCCTCGTCATCGGTTCGGTGATCGCCGCGCTCTCGCCCGGGATCGTGGGGGTGATCGTCGGGCGCGCCCTGCAGGGGGCGGTGACCGGCGTCGTCCCGCTCGGGATCTCGATCCTCCGCGACGTGCTCCACGAGAACCGCGTCGACACCGCCATCGCGCTCATCAGCGCGACCCTCGGCGTCGGTGGGGCACTGGGCCTTCCCATCAGCGCCCTCATCACCGAGCGCAGCGACTGGCATGTGCTGTTCTGGATGTCGGCCGGTCTCGGCGTCGTCGTCTTCGGCCTGGTGCTGTGGATCGTTCCGGTGAGTACGCTGCGCACCGCCGGGCGCTTCGACTATGTCGGCGCGGCCGGCATGTCGATCGGCCTGCTGGGCGTGCTGCTGGCGATCTCCCGGGGGAACGAGTGGGGCTGGGGCTCTCCCGCCGTCCTGGCGCTCGGGCTCGGCGGGCTCGCCATCCTGGTCGCGTGGGGCTGGTACGAGCTGCGCATCAGCGAACCGCTCCTCGATCTGCGTGTCGCCGCGCGCCGCCCGGTGCTCCTGACCAACATCGCCTCGATCGCAATGGGCTTCTCGCTGTTCGCATCGAACGTGGTCTACCCGCAGATGCTCGAGCTTCCCGTCGCGACCGGCGGCTTCGGGCTCTCGCTCATCGCCGCGAGCCTGGTCGTCATGCCGGCGGGGCTGATGATGATGCTCCTCTCTCCCTTCTCGGGGCGCCTGGCCCGCCTCTTCGGGCCGCGCCTGCTCCTCGTCCTCGGCGCACTCGCCCTCATCGCCGCCTACGGCTACACGCTGCTGTTCTCCACCGAGGTGTGGGAGATCCTGGTCGCGAACATCCTCATCGGCGTCGGAATCGGCTTCGGGTACGCCGCGATGCCGATGCTCATCATGCGCTCGGTGCCGCAGTCCGAGACGGGCGCCTCCAACGGACTCAACGCGCTCTTCCGCTCGCTCGGCACGAGCACCGCCGCCGCCGTCATCGGCGTTGTACTGGCCACGTACGTCACCCCGTTCCAGGGTGTCGACGTCCCGACCGGCACGGCGTTCCAGATGTCGTTCATCCTCGGGGGCGCCGCGGCGATCGTCGCGCTCGTGGTCGCCCTCTTCATCCCGCGCCGCCACGACTCGCGCGAACGGCGCCCCGCGCTGCCGGAGCACGAGCGCGTCACTGGCTGA
- a CDS encoding GNAT family N-acetyltransferase, with protein MAEASVPTPPGIALRPLDTVEAVHTASAVLSEVWGGDRSGMPPNLLRALAHTGNYAMGLYAEERMVGASVAFFAAPAARSMHSHITGVLPGHQSQGLGRILKQHQREWALARDVGHITWTFDPLVARNAHFNLQVLGTRVTEYLVNHYGAMDDGVNRGDQTDRILVSWALAAPPVPTPADDRVVAEVPVPSDIAAIRRDTPAEAAAWRRHVRAALLGRLAEGLVIGGFDASRGYLLVRP; from the coding sequence ATGGCCGAGGCATCCGTTCCCACTCCGCCCGGAATAGCCCTTCGCCCACTCGACACGGTGGAGGCTGTCCACACTGCCTCGGCGGTGCTGTCGGAGGTGTGGGGCGGTGACCGATCGGGCATGCCGCCGAACCTCTTGCGCGCGCTCGCGCACACCGGCAATTACGCCATGGGTCTCTACGCCGAGGAGCGGATGGTCGGCGCCTCCGTCGCATTCTTCGCCGCGCCCGCCGCCCGCTCGATGCACTCGCACATCACCGGCGTCCTCCCCGGACACCAGAGCCAGGGTCTCGGGCGGATCCTCAAGCAGCATCAGCGCGAGTGGGCGCTCGCGCGCGACGTCGGGCACATCACCTGGACCTTCGACCCGCTCGTCGCGCGCAACGCCCACTTCAATCTCCAGGTGCTCGGCACAAGGGTCACCGAGTACCTGGTGAACCACTACGGCGCGATGGACGACGGGGTCAACCGGGGCGACCAGACCGATCGGATCCTGGTGTCGTGGGCGCTCGCCGCGCCGCCGGTGCCGACACCCGCCGATGACCGGGTCGTCGCCGAGGTGCCCGTGCCCTCCGACATCGCCGCGATCCGGCGCGACACTCCGGCCGAGGCGGCTGCCTGGCGCCGGCACGTGCGAGCAGCGCTGCTCGGGCGCCTCGCCGAGGGTCTCGTCATCGGCGGGTTCGACGCCTCCCGCGGCTACCTGCTGGTGCGGCCGTGA
- a CDS encoding glycoside hydrolase family 15 protein, which yields MPGNTPSPHSADDSADDAGRPAASSRAISDHGLIGDMRSAALVADDGTVDWFCPGRFDAPSVFGAILDPDRGGHWRIGPTDPEATSRQFYLPDTNVLVTRFATASGVVEVWDAMIVERAHDTEHRQRLVRNVVGVRGSLDMRCEISPQFDYGRRPHRADISGHGAVFSDERTVLSLHTPVALRVVDATASAEMTVTVGDEYEFMLVVGSPGDEQDDSVPSTRPLIDATVAFWQGWLRQSQYRGRWREAVHRSALVLKLLTHEPTGAVIAAPTTSLPEVLGGERNWDYRHVWVRDAAFSMYALLRLGFIEEARGFINWLMSRLEDRAHCDDSLGPLRSMYDIDGNTTSGEFTLDHWRGHRDSTPVRVRNDAADQLQLDVYGELIDSVYLYDKHSDGIGYDDWSRLTGAADWLAENWRRPDEGIWETRGGRREHTYSRVMSWVAFERLLRMARSRGLPGDLPQWMRVKDEIAASVFSDGWNDELGAFTQYSHSDVLDSSLLLMPAVKFVSPSDPRFRSTVAAIERELVTDTLVFRYHAARSPDGLNGEEGTFSMCSFWYVEALTRTGRLDEAKLALEKMFTYANPLGLYAEEVGLNGAQLGNFPQAFTHFSLISAAVNLDRAIG from the coding sequence ATGCCTGGGAACACCCCATCTCCCCATTCAGCGGACGACAGTGCCGACGATGCCGGTCGTCCCGCAGCGTCTTCCCGTGCGATCAGCGACCACGGGCTGATCGGTGATATGCGCTCGGCCGCGCTCGTCGCCGATGACGGGACGGTCGACTGGTTCTGCCCGGGCCGGTTCGATGCGCCCAGCGTCTTCGGGGCGATCCTCGACCCGGACCGCGGTGGCCACTGGCGGATCGGACCGACCGACCCCGAGGCGACGAGCCGGCAGTTCTATCTGCCGGACACCAATGTGCTCGTCACCCGTTTCGCAACAGCGAGCGGCGTGGTCGAGGTCTGGGACGCGATGATCGTCGAGCGCGCGCACGACACCGAGCACCGGCAGCGGTTGGTTCGCAACGTCGTGGGCGTCCGCGGCTCCCTCGACATGCGGTGCGAGATATCGCCGCAGTTCGATTACGGCAGGCGCCCGCATCGAGCGGACATCAGCGGTCACGGCGCGGTGTTCTCAGATGAGCGCACCGTTCTGAGCCTTCACACGCCCGTGGCGCTGCGGGTGGTCGACGCGACGGCGTCGGCGGAGATGACTGTCACCGTCGGGGACGAGTACGAGTTCATGCTCGTCGTCGGATCCCCCGGCGACGAGCAGGACGACTCCGTTCCGTCCACGCGGCCGTTGATCGACGCGACAGTCGCCTTCTGGCAGGGGTGGCTGCGGCAGTCGCAGTACCGCGGACGGTGGCGGGAAGCCGTGCACCGGTCAGCGCTGGTGTTGAAGCTGCTGACCCACGAACCGACCGGTGCCGTCATCGCCGCGCCCACCACGTCGCTTCCCGAAGTCCTCGGCGGCGAGCGGAACTGGGATTATCGACACGTCTGGGTGCGTGACGCCGCGTTCTCGATGTACGCCCTGCTGCGGCTGGGCTTCATCGAGGAGGCGCGGGGCTTCATCAACTGGCTCATGAGCCGGCTGGAAGACCGCGCCCACTGCGACGACAGCCTGGGACCGCTTCGGTCGATGTACGACATCGACGGCAACACCACCAGCGGGGAGTTCACCCTCGATCACTGGCGCGGGCACCGAGACAGCACGCCGGTTCGGGTGCGGAACGACGCCGCCGACCAGCTGCAGCTCGATGTCTACGGCGAGCTGATCGATTCCGTCTACCTGTACGACAAGCACAGTGACGGCATCGGTTACGACGATTGGAGCCGACTCACCGGAGCCGCAGACTGGCTCGCGGAGAATTGGCGGCGTCCCGATGAGGGGATCTGGGAGACCCGGGGCGGAAGGCGGGAGCACACCTACTCCCGGGTCATGAGCTGGGTGGCATTCGAGCGGTTGCTCCGCATGGCGCGCAGCCGCGGTCTGCCGGGAGATCTCCCGCAGTGGATGCGGGTGAAGGACGAGATCGCCGCCAGTGTCTTCTCCGACGGCTGGAACGACGAGCTCGGCGCCTTCACGCAGTACTCGCACAGCGACGTCCTCGACTCCTCTCTGCTGCTCATGCCGGCAGTGAAGTTCGTGTCGCCCTCCGACCCGCGGTTCCGTTCGACGGTCGCCGCGATCGAGCGGGAGCTCGTCACCGACACCCTCGTGTTCCGGTATCACGCCGCCCGATCCCCTGACGGCTTGAACGGCGAAGAGGGGACGTTCTCGATGTGCTCGTTCTGGTATGTCGAAGCACTCACCCGGACAGGGCGGCTGGATGAGGCGAAGCTCGCACTCGAGAAGATGTTCACCTACGCCAATCCGCTCGGACTCTATGCCGAGGAGGTCGGGCTGAACGGCGCGCAGCTCGGCAACTTCCCCCAGGCGTTCACCCACTTCTCCCTCATCAGCGCCGCAGTCAATCTCGATCGCGCGATCGGCTGA
- the menC gene encoding o-succinylbenzoate synthase, producing the protein MPIAQPAASVSIEGFELRVLHLPLVSPFTTSFGTETVREVIVVRALTADGDGWGEVVTGAAPLYSSEYTQGAWDVATRFLVPALLERGRVAPHEVPGVFAPIVGHRMAKAGLELAVLDAALRAESRSLGAFLGAKVDRVPSGVSVGLQRDPAALADAVGAYLAEGYVRIKIKIKPGRDVADTAAVRDAFGEVPLQVDANSAYTLADIDTLAALDAFDLLLIEQPLQEDDLVDHAVLAERVRTPICLDESIVSAKAAGDALALAAASVINIKAGRVGGYLEAVRIHDLCVAAGVPVWCGGMLETGIGRAANAALAALPGFTLPGDVSAASRFYHRDIVTEPAVLEDGHVRVPTGPGLGVEIDRSFLDEVTAERVEIRR; encoded by the coding sequence ATGCCCATCGCTCAGCCCGCGGCATCCGTGTCTATCGAGGGGTTCGAGCTGCGCGTGCTCCACCTGCCGCTGGTCTCGCCCTTCACGACCTCGTTCGGCACCGAGACGGTGCGCGAGGTGATCGTCGTCCGGGCCCTCACCGCCGACGGCGACGGGTGGGGGGAGGTCGTCACGGGGGCGGCGCCGCTGTACTCCAGCGAGTACACCCAGGGTGCGTGGGACGTCGCGACACGCTTCCTCGTGCCGGCCCTGCTCGAGCGCGGGCGGGTCGCGCCCCACGAGGTGCCCGGCGTCTTCGCTCCCATCGTCGGACACCGCATGGCCAAGGCCGGCCTCGAACTCGCCGTCCTCGATGCGGCGCTGCGCGCCGAGTCGCGCTCGCTCGGGGCGTTCCTGGGGGCGAAGGTCGACCGGGTGCCCTCCGGCGTCTCGGTGGGACTGCAGCGCGACCCGGCGGCGCTCGCCGACGCCGTCGGCGCCTACCTCGCCGAGGGGTACGTGCGCATCAAGATCAAGATCAAGCCAGGGCGGGATGTCGCCGACACCGCCGCCGTGCGCGACGCGTTCGGCGAGGTGCCGCTGCAGGTCGACGCGAACTCGGCGTACACCCTCGCCGACATCGACACCCTGGCGGCTCTCGACGCCTTCGATCTGCTCCTGATCGAGCAGCCGCTGCAGGAGGACGACCTCGTCGACCACGCCGTGCTCGCCGAGCGCGTGCGCACGCCCATCTGCCTGGACGAGTCGATCGTCTCGGCCAAGGCCGCCGGTGATGCGCTCGCGCTGGCGGCGGCGTCGGTGATCAACATCAAGGCGGGCCGGGTAGGGGGGTATCTCGAGGCGGTGCGCATCCACGACCTGTGCGTGGCCGCGGGGGTGCCCGTCTGGTGCGGCGGCATGCTCGAGACCGGCATCGGTCGGGCCGCCAATGCGGCCCTCGCCGCCCTTCCCGGCTTCACGCTGCCCGGCGACGTGTCGGCGGCGAGCAGGTTCTACCACCGCGACATCGTGACCGAGCCCGCGGTGCTCGAAGACGGGCACGTGCGGGTGCCGACCGGCCCGGGGCTCGGAGTCGAGATCGATCGGTCGTTCCTCGACGAGGTCACCGCGGAGCGGGTCGAGATCCGGAGATAG
- the eccCa gene encoding type VII secretion protein EccCa produces the protein MTLRVIHRPARLTTPVEPPADIMLAPPPPLGEGASGFPIQSLLPVVGSLSSITMIVLLRNNPIMVVVGAVILVVALVGGVGMAFGSRGNAARQRRLQRERYLDYLERTRGDVRELADAHRESLLALHPAPATLVEVALNPARRWERRPSDADFLRVRIGTADLRAVEVALPPEQNPVQPFDPVMRESAERMVRLAGLSQGMPAQIDLERGGQVSIVGDREAALQVCRGIAAQIAALHSPDDVHLAAVLPERVRDEWRGFDLLPHVAASDIPAGALAARRIAPSLPELLTLLRDELRDRAAATAAARRAGRRTKPGRLVIFIDEDGAAATALPRIDAAFDLADLGVTVVHVVDDRLKEPSTVATRITLAEGTATVETPGTGVPAVTDIQPDPVDIALLEVIGRPLAGLRLTRTSSTDSGTVLAPDVTELLGVADVDTIDVGSAWRPRSAGDFLRVPIGIDDSGAPVLLDLKESAQLGMGPHGICIGATGSGKSELLRTLILGLALTHAPDDLSMILVDYKGGAAFAPFAQLPHVAGIIDNLADDPQLTERARASIQGEVVRRQRLLKEAGNAASIGHYRQLRRERDDLPPLPHLFLVIDEFGELLTAEPDFVELLLTIGRIGRSIGVHLLLSSQRIEAGRLRGLDTYLSYRIGLRTFSEAESAVVLDSPDAFHLPAIPGFGYLKVDTSVYTRFRAGFVSGPVPERVERGPEREAAPPVLPLPPYDVRVADVDPGDPDGLDSSQPEVPLTGRTLVQAATERVARGVARTRPVWLPPLPPVLTLGGVLPSSEGESVAGTLKAPIGLLDDPSRQRQEPWLLDLTRSGGHVSIMGAPQSGRSTFLRTLATALAFTHSPREVSVYGMDLTGGGLARIEPFPHVGGVATRGHRERLGRLLEELTGMLAVRERVFREQNLDSLADMRRQHAAGRLPELPSADVVLLVDGLGAVRTEFEDLEAPIAQLLERGGSFGIHVVVTLSRWNELRMNLQNLVGTRLGLKLNDPADSQIARKLSTTLRADEPGRVLTDEKLFAQIALPLLEEADDDIGAALERIARESAARWQGPEAAPIRLLPEVLEPAELPDALDEPDAIPFGIRQDTMQPVALDLATGDPHLLVFGDSRCGKTTTLRGVVQGAIDRYSPEELVVGLLDARGELAADVPDAYLGGHATSGRQGRQLAESIATELEKRAIDRSAPGPRILVVADDFDILAAGGTEPLRPLLPYLASARDLRLNVVVSRPVAGASRAMFDLALQGIRDTGGTALIMSGDRAEGQLLPKLYAEPMIAGRGRLARRGERPTLVQVARFEAGAVSAPAPAPQPAPQPETAAPGPRRRRRMSDAS, from the coding sequence ATGACCCTTCGCGTCATCCACCGCCCCGCGCGCCTCACCACCCCGGTCGAGCCGCCGGCCGACATCATGCTCGCGCCGCCGCCTCCCCTCGGCGAAGGGGCTTCGGGCTTCCCCATCCAGTCCCTCCTCCCGGTCGTGGGGAGCCTGTCGTCGATCACGATGATCGTGCTGCTGCGCAACAACCCGATCATGGTCGTCGTCGGCGCCGTCATCCTCGTCGTCGCCCTGGTCGGCGGAGTCGGCATGGCCTTCGGCTCGCGCGGCAACGCCGCGCGCCAGCGCCGCCTGCAGCGCGAGCGGTATCTCGACTACCTCGAGCGCACCCGCGGCGACGTGCGCGAGCTCGCCGACGCCCATCGCGAGTCCCTGCTCGCCCTCCATCCGGCGCCGGCGACCCTCGTCGAGGTCGCGCTCAATCCGGCGCGACGGTGGGAGCGCCGCCCGAGCGACGCCGATTTCCTGCGCGTCAGGATCGGCACCGCCGACCTGCGCGCGGTCGAGGTCGCGCTGCCGCCGGAGCAGAATCCGGTGCAGCCGTTCGACCCGGTGATGCGCGAATCAGCCGAGCGGATGGTACGCCTCGCCGGTCTCTCGCAGGGCATGCCGGCCCAGATCGACCTCGAGCGGGGCGGCCAGGTCTCGATCGTCGGGGACCGCGAGGCAGCCCTCCAGGTGTGCCGCGGGATCGCCGCGCAGATCGCCGCACTGCACTCGCCAGACGACGTCCACCTGGCCGCCGTCCTCCCCGAGCGGGTGCGCGACGAGTGGCGCGGATTCGACCTGCTGCCCCACGTCGCCGCGAGCGACATCCCCGCCGGCGCCCTCGCCGCCCGCCGCATCGCGCCGTCCCTGCCGGAGCTCCTCACCCTGCTGCGCGACGAGCTGCGAGACCGAGCCGCCGCCACCGCCGCAGCCCGCCGCGCCGGGCGACGCACCAAGCCCGGACGTCTCGTCATCTTCATCGACGAGGACGGAGCGGCCGCGACCGCGCTCCCGCGCATCGATGCCGCCTTCGACCTCGCCGACCTCGGTGTCACCGTCGTCCACGTCGTCGACGACCGACTGAAGGAGCCCTCGACCGTCGCCACGCGCATCACCCTCGCAGAAGGGACCGCCACCGTGGAGACGCCGGGAACCGGCGTCCCCGCCGTCACCGACATCCAGCCCGACCCCGTCGACATCGCACTCCTCGAGGTGATCGGCCGTCCCCTCGCCGGCCTCCGCCTCACCCGCACGAGCTCCACCGACAGCGGGACCGTGCTCGCCCCCGACGTCACCGAGCTGCTCGGCGTCGCCGACGTCGACACGATCGATGTCGGCTCGGCCTGGCGTCCCCGCAGCGCCGGAGACTTCCTGCGCGTGCCGATCGGCATCGACGACAGCGGCGCTCCGGTTCTGCTCGACCTGAAGGAATCGGCCCAGCTCGGCATGGGCCCCCACGGCATCTGCATCGGAGCGACCGGATCGGGCAAGAGCGAGCTGCTGCGCACGCTCATCCTCGGGCTCGCCCTGACCCACGCCCCCGACGATCTGTCGATGATCCTCGTCGACTACAAGGGCGGCGCGGCCTTCGCGCCGTTCGCCCAGCTCCCCCATGTGGCCGGCATCATCGACAACCTCGCCGACGACCCGCAGCTGACCGAGCGGGCCCGCGCGAGCATCCAGGGCGAGGTGGTGCGCCGCCAGCGCCTGCTGAAGGAGGCCGGCAACGCGGCATCCATCGGGCACTACCGCCAGCTGCGTCGCGAACGCGACGATCTTCCGCCGCTCCCGCACCTCTTCCTCGTCATCGACGAATTCGGCGAGCTTCTCACCGCCGAGCCCGACTTCGTCGAGCTTCTCCTCACCATCGGGCGCATCGGTCGATCGATCGGCGTGCACCTGCTGCTCTCGAGCCAGCGCATCGAGGCGGGGCGCCTGCGCGGCCTCGACACCTACCTGTCGTACCGCATCGGCCTGCGCACCTTCAGCGAGGCCGAGTCGGCCGTCGTGCTCGACAGCCCCGACGCGTTCCATCTGCCCGCGATCCCCGGGTTCGGCTACCTCAAGGTCGACACCTCGGTCTACACGCGGTTCCGCGCAGGATTCGTCTCGGGCCCCGTGCCCGAGCGGGTCGAACGCGGCCCCGAGCGCGAGGCGGCGCCGCCGGTGCTGCCCCTGCCGCCGTACGACGTCCGTGTCGCGGACGTCGACCCCGGCGACCCCGACGGGCTCGACAGCTCGCAGCCCGAGGTTCCCCTCACCGGGCGCACCCTGGTGCAGGCCGCGACCGAGCGCGTCGCACGCGGTGTCGCGCGCACCCGCCCGGTGTGGCTTCCGCCTCTCCCGCCCGTGCTCACCCTCGGCGGGGTGCTCCCCAGCAGCGAGGGCGAGAGCGTCGCCGGCACCCTGAAGGCGCCCATCGGCCTGCTCGATGACCCGAGCCGGCAGCGGCAGGAGCCGTGGCTGCTCGACCTCACCCGCTCGGGCGGTCACGTGTCGATCATGGGCGCCCCGCAGTCGGGCCGGTCGACGTTCCTGCGAACCCTCGCGACCGCGCTCGCCTTCACCCACTCGCCGCGCGAGGTGAGCGTCTACGGCATGGACCTCACCGGCGGTGGACTGGCGCGGATCGAGCCCTTCCCCCACGTCGGCGGCGTCGCCACACGCGGGCACCGGGAGCGTCTGGGACGACTGCTGGAAGAGCTCACCGGCATGCTGGCCGTGCGGGAGCGGGTCTTCCGCGAGCAGAACCTCGATTCCCTCGCGGACATGCGCCGCCAGCACGCCGCCGGTCGGCTCCCCGAGCTCCCGAGCGCCGACGTGGTGCTGCTCGTCGATGGCCTCGGCGCCGTCCGCACCGAGTTCGAAGACCTCGAGGCACCCATCGCGCAGCTGCTCGAGCGCGGCGGCAGTTTCGGCATCCACGTCGTGGTGACCCTGTCTCGCTGGAACGAGCTGCGGATGAACCTGCAGAACCTCGTCGGCACGCGCCTGGGGCTGAAGCTCAACGATCCGGCCGACTCGCAGATCGCCCGCAAGCTCTCCACCACCCTCCGCGCCGACGAGCCGGGCCGGGTGCTCACCGACGAGAAGCTGTTCGCCCAGATCGCGCTGCCGCTCCTGGAGGAGGCCGACGACGACATCGGCGCCGCCCTCGAACGCATCGCCCGCGAGAGCGCCGCGCGGTGGCAGGGGCCCGAGGCCGCGCCCATCCGGCTCCTCCCCGAGGTGCTCGAGCCCGCCGAGCTTCCCGACGCGCTCGACGAGCCCGATGCGATCCCCTTCGGCATCCGCCAGGACACCATGCAGCCGGTCGCCCTCGACCTCGCCACCGGCGACCCGCACCTGCTCGTCTTCGGCGACAGTCGCTGCGGCAAGACCACGACCCTCCGGGGCGTCGTGCAGGGCGCGATCGACCGCTACTCGCCCGAAGAGCTCGTCGTCGGCCTGCTCGACGCGCGCGGTGAGCTCGCCGCGGACGTGCCCGACGCCTACCTCGGCGGACACGCCACCTCGGGTCGTCAGGGACGCCAGCTGGCGGAGTCGATCGCGACCGAGCTCGAGAAGCGCGCAATCGACCGATCGGCCCCAGGCCCCCGCATCCTGGTCGTCGCCGACGACTTCGACATCCTCGCCGCCGGCGGCACCGAGCCGCTCCGCCCGCTTCTGCCCTACCTCGCCTCGGCGCGCGACCTGCGCCTGAACGTCGTGGTCAGCCGGCCGGTCGCCGGAGCCTCGCGCGCGATGTTCGACCTGGCGCTGCAGGGCATCCGAGACACCGGCGGCACGGCCCTGATCATGTCGGGCGACCGCGCCGAGGGGCAGCTGCTCCCCAAGCTGTATGCCGAGCCGATGATCGCCGGCCGCGGACGCCTCGCGCGGCGTGGCGAGCGGCCGACGCTTGTTCAGGTGGCGCGCTTCGAAGCCGGAGCGGTTTCGGCGCCGGCGCCGGCGCCACAGCCGGCGCCACAGCCCGAAACCGCGGCACCGGGTCCGCGACGCCGACGGAGGATGTCCGATGCCTCGTAG